The following are encoded in a window of Candidatus Spechtbacterales bacterium genomic DNA:
- the secY gene encoding preprotein translocase subunit SecY has protein sequence MKWYQQILAVFKIKELRNKVLFVLGILAIFRVAAVIPVPGIDRSQLESFLSGNQFFGILNIFSGGALSNLSIVMLGLGPYITATITLQLLTMIFPRLKEMYEEEGEQGKQKFNQYGRLATVPLSFLQGYGLYSLFRSQGVLTTLPPMELIAFLITVAGGGIFLMWLGELVTEKGIGNGISLLIFAGIIASLPVTIRNAILTATQEDIPSYVAFALISIFIIAAVVVVNEARRNIPVSYAKQVRGNKIYGGSSTYLPLSLNPAGVIPIIFALSLILFPGIIANFLQGSSNQFLAGLANIMNEFQNNLTLYTLAYFLLVVFFTYFYTAVTFNPENVAENLQKQGGFVPGIRPGKPTAERLNYILNRTLLVGALFLGIIAIVPNIAQGMTGGSGGIGDLTFVIGGTSILILVSVVLETIRQVKSQIVMRQYE, from the coding sequence ATGAAGTGGTATCAACAAATATTAGCGGTATTTAAAATAAAAGAACTGAGAAACAAGGTCCTGTTTGTTTTGGGTATTCTTGCAATATTTCGCGTTGCCGCTGTTATTCCTGTTCCGGGAATAGATCGTTCTCAGCTGGAATCATTTCTAAGCGGTAACCAGTTTTTTGGTATTTTAAATATATTTTCAGGAGGAGCTTTAAGCAACCTTTCAATTGTAATGCTTGGATTAGGTCCTTACATTACAGCTACAATTACACTACAGCTTTTAACAATGATATTCCCCCGTCTTAAAGAGATGTATGAAGAAGAGGGTGAACAGGGCAAGCAGAAATTTAATCAATATGGACGACTGGCAACAGTCCCCTTATCGTTTTTACAAGGATATGGATTGTACTCCCTTTTTAGGAGTCAGGGAGTACTAACCACTCTTCCACCCATGGAACTAATTGCCTTTTTGATAACTGTTGCAGGAGGTGGAATATTTTTAATGTGGTTAGGTGAGCTTGTTACAGAAAAGGGCATAGGTAATGGTATTTCTCTTTTGATTTTTGCAGGAATTATCGCTTCCCTGCCTGTAACTATAAGAAATGCTATTTTAACTGCAACACAGGAGGACATTCCGAGCTATGTGGCATTTGCTCTGATAAGCATCTTTATAATAGCGGCTGTAGTTGTGGTAAATGAGGCGAGAAGAAACATACCAGTCTCATATGCCAAGCAGGTGAGAGGAAATAAGATATATGGAGGTTCTTCAACATATCTTCCTTTGTCTCTTAACCCTGCGGGAGTTATTCCTATAATTTTTGCCCTGTCTCTTATTTTGTTTCCGGGAATTATAGCTAATTTTCTCCAGGGGAGTTCAAATCAATTCTTAGCAGGACTTGCCAATATTATGAATGAGTTCCAAAATAATCTGACGCTTTATACTTTGGCATATTTTCTGTTAGTTGTATTCTTTACTTATTTCTATACAGCAGTAACATTTAATCCTGAGAACGTTGCGGAGAACTTGCAAAAACAGGGAGGGTTTGTGCCTGGAATACGTCCGGGAAAACCCACAGCTGAGCGCTTAAACTATATTTTGAATAGAACATTGTTGGTTGGAGCTCTGTTTTTGGGAATTATAGCTATTGTTCCAAACATTGCGCAGGGCATGACAGGAGGTTCAGGAGGCATAGGTGACCTGACATTTGTTATAGGAGGTACCTCTATTTTGATTTTGGTTTCTGTGGTTTTGGAGACAATACGACAGGTAAAAAGCCAGATAGTAATGAGGCAGTATGAGTAA
- a CDS encoding AAA family ATPase, with translation MGNAKIIIAVVGLPGSGKSEAVGRFEKKGFERVGFNDVVMDEVERRGLEPTQENERPIREELRRKYGMDVMAVKSMPKIEKALADGKNVVIDSFYSWESYKTMKKEFGDQFRVLAIYAPASVRYKRLEKRPIRPLASVEAKDRDYSQIEALQQASPIAMADWTIQNIGTIEEFHNSVDNLINNILTL, from the coding sequence ATGGGGAACGCAAAAATAATTATAGCGGTTGTCGGGCTTCCCGGCTCAGGCAAATCAGAAGCGGTGGGCCGTTTTGAGAAAAAAGGATTTGAACGGGTGGGCTTTAACGATGTTGTAATGGATGAGGTGGAACGCCGGGGATTGGAACCAACACAGGAAAATGAACGCCCTATTCGTGAAGAATTGAGGCGAAAATATGGTATGGACGTTATGGCGGTAAAATCCATGCCTAAAATAGAAAAAGCGCTCGCTGATGGCAAAAATGTGGTTATAGATAGTTTTTATAGTTGGGAGTCGTACAAAACAATGAAAAAAGAATTCGGGGATCAGTTCCGTGTTCTTGCAATTTACGCGCCGGCTAGTGTACGGTATAAACGTCTTGAAAAGCGTCCTATACGTCCGCTTGCATCAGTTGAGGCTAAAGATAGGGATTATTCCCAGATAGAAGCGCTTCAACAAGCCAGTCCTATTGCAATGGCTGACTGGACCATACAAAATATCGGAACAATAGAGGAATTTCATAACTCCGTAGATAATTTAATAAATAATATTTTAACTTTATGA
- a CDS encoding nucleoside monophosphate kinase, with amino-acid sequence MKPDNAILIGRSGSGKGTQAELLIKKIDNFFTLSTGDLFRDLAKQNSDAGQKIKDIVNSGGLPYDDIATALWMHELSYNLRSDQGLLADGFPRRLNEAKTLDKYLEFLERMDRTFIFLVNISADEARRRLLARGREDDTEEAIKERMNYYDKWVMEVVEYYDSMGKLIKINGEGAPEKVHEEIMSHLS; translated from the coding sequence ATGAAACCCGATAACGCTATACTAATAGGCCGCTCGGGCTCAGGTAAAGGAACCCAGGCTGAGCTGTTAATAAAAAAAATAGATAATTTCTTTACCCTTTCAACGGGTGATCTTTTTCGTGATCTTGCAAAACAAAATTCTGATGCCGGTCAAAAAATAAAAGATATAGTAAATAGTGGCGGACTGCCTTATGATGATATTGCAACAGCCCTGTGGATGCATGAACTTTCCTACAATCTTCGTTCGGACCAAGGTCTGCTTGCAGACGGTTTTCCAAGACGATTAAACGAGGCAAAGACTTTAGATAAATATCTTGAATTTCTGGAAAGAATGGACAGGACTTTTATCTTTTTGGTAAATATTTCTGCTGACGAAGCCCGCCGCCGCCTTTTGGCAAGAGGCAGGGAAGATGATACAGAGGAAGCCATAAAAGAACGCATGAATTATTATGACAAATGGGTAATGGAGGTTGTGGAGTACTACGACTCTATGGGTAAACTTATAAAAATAAACGGTGAAGGCGCGCCGGAAAAAGTCCACGAGGAAATAATGAGCCACTTGAGTTAA
- the map gene encoding type I methionyl aminopeptidase — MSKLIKSQKEIEAMRESGRIAALILKQLTEAAKPGVTTLELDALAEELIHQHGVKHAFKDYDGFPGVLCTSVNDIIVHGVPNDTALKDGDIVGLDFGVILDGWYSDTAVTVGVGEISHEARRLMQVTKKALRLGIKKAKPGSTTGDIGNTIERYVESEGYSIVRDLVGHGVGKKLHEEPQVPNWGKRHTGTVLEVGMVIAIEPMVIDGPSNAIKLDSDKFSYKSADGSLTAHFEHTVAITEQGPKILTQV; from the coding sequence ATGTCCAAACTAATTAAATCACAAAAAGAAATTGAGGCGATGCGTGAAAGCGGTAGAATTGCAGCTTTAATCTTGAAGCAACTTACTGAAGCCGCAAAACCCGGTGTTACCACATTAGAGCTGGACGCGCTCGCAGAAGAGCTTATTCACCAACACGGTGTAAAGCACGCCTTTAAGGATTACGATGGCTTCCCGGGCGTTTTATGCACCTCTGTGAACGATATAATAGTGCATGGCGTACCTAATGACACGGCTTTAAAAGACGGCGATATAGTTGGCCTTGATTTTGGAGTTATTTTGGACGGTTGGTATTCTGATACGGCGGTAACGGTGGGGGTTGGCGAAATATCGCACGAAGCACGCCGGCTTATGCAGGTTACAAAAAAGGCGCTCCGTCTGGGAATAAAAAAGGCAAAACCCGGAAGCACTACAGGAGATATCGGAAATACAATAGAAAGATATGTAGAGAGTGAGGGCTACTCAATTGTCCGTGATTTAGTAGGTCACGGAGTTGGTAAAAAACTACATGAAGAGCCACAAGTGCCAAACTGGGGAAAGCGCCACACAGGTACTGTATTGGAGGTAGGCATGGTAATTGCAATTGAGCCAATGGTGATTGATGGGCCTTCAAACGCTATTAAACTGGACTCGGATAAATTTAGTTATAAAAGCGCGGACGGCTCTTTAACCGCGCACTTTGAACACACAGTAGCTATAACCGAACAAGGCCCTAAAATACTTACCCAAGTTTAA
- a CDS encoding dolichyl-phosphate beta-glucosyltransferase: MAEEKLHLSVIIPAYNEAKRIGDTLLDLDKYLSAQDYSYEILVVIDGATDNTFEVVQGHQKLVQSIRIINNEENHGKGYVVRQGMLEAKSKWRLFTDADGSTSIDHIEKMWPLTKEGCDVVIGSRDSRDVKGAGQDVKQSFLKQFLGNAGNILIQIFAVPGIWDTQNGFKMFSADAAKKVFSVARIDRWGFDIEALALSRKLGYKICKIPVHWKNDPDSHVTLGGYLHTFVELFQIRMNLIRNVYGLSKKESKNKK, from the coding sequence ATGGCAGAAGAAAAATTACACTTATCAGTTATTATACCGGCTTATAACGAAGCAAAACGTATAGGGGACACACTTTTAGATTTGGACAAGTATCTAAGTGCTCAGGATTATTCGTATGAGATATTGGTTGTGATAGACGGCGCTACGGACAACACCTTTGAGGTGGTGCAGGGACATCAAAAATTAGTTCAGAGTATTAGAATAATAAACAATGAGGAAAATCACGGCAAGGGCTATGTGGTGCGCCAAGGCATGCTTGAAGCTAAAAGCAAATGGCGTTTATTTACTGATGCCGATGGTTCTACGTCAATAGATCACATTGAGAAAATGTGGCCTCTTACAAAAGAAGGTTGCGATGTTGTTATAGGTTCTCGTGACTCTAGAGATGTTAAAGGAGCCGGACAGGATGTTAAACAGTCCTTTTTAAAACAATTTTTGGGCAATGCCGGTAACATATTAATACAGATATTTGCTGTTCCCGGAATATGGGATACACAGAATGGATTTAAAATGTTTTCCGCTGATGCTGCTAAAAAAGTTTTTTCTGTTGCTCGCATAGATCGTTGGGGGTTTGATATAGAGGCATTAGCTTTGTCCCGCAAACTGGGATACAAGATATGCAAAATACCAGTACATTGGAAAAATGACCCGGATTCTCATGTAACTCTTGGCGGTTATTTACATACATTTGTTGAGCTTTTTCAAATACGAATGAATCTAATCCGCAACGTTTATGGCCTCTCTAAAAAGGAATCAAAAAACAAAAAATAA
- the galT gene encoding galactose-1-phosphate uridylyltransferase: protein MASLKRNQKTKNNNISEFRRDLVTGEWILVAKGRAKRPHSKRKDSEELDSAKESCPFEDPQASGNAPPVLEYKKGKEWSLQIIPNKYPALSHLDSCGEIMQKGEYHVREGSGYHEVVITRDHDKHIALLNNKEVSDVVRAYQERYKTLKKDKCIRYVSIFHNHGKSAGASLAHPHSQILATPILPVSVQRSLRGSNLYFRRNKKCVHCVMIDWEKEEKERVVFENNDFIVFCPFVSRVAFEVRIFPKKHEAYFEKTLQREIKNLAEALRVALLALYDELDNPDYNFFLHTAPVDERSYPHYHWHIEIRPKLLGALPAGFELGTGIETTPIEPKSAAKYLREKIK, encoded by the coding sequence ATGGCCTCTCTAAAAAGGAATCAAAAAACAAAAAATAACAATATCTCAGAGTTTCGCCGTGATCTGGTTACAGGTGAGTGGATTTTGGTTGCAAAAGGGCGCGCTAAAAGGCCTCATTCAAAAAGAAAAGACAGTGAAGAATTAGATAGCGCTAAAGAATCCTGTCCTTTTGAAGATCCCCAGGCATCAGGCAATGCGCCTCCTGTTTTAGAGTATAAAAAGGGCAAAGAATGGAGCTTGCAGATAATACCAAATAAATATCCCGCGCTCTCCCACTTAGACAGTTGCGGTGAGATAATGCAAAAAGGGGAATACCACGTACGTGAGGGTAGTGGTTATCACGAGGTTGTGATAACAAGGGATCACGATAAGCATATAGCCTTGCTTAACAATAAGGAGGTTTCTGACGTGGTTCGTGCGTATCAGGAAAGATACAAAACATTAAAAAAGGACAAGTGCATAAGGTATGTTTCTATATTTCATAATCACGGAAAAAGTGCCGGAGCTTCTCTTGCGCATCCTCACTCACAGATATTAGCAACTCCTATACTCCCTGTATCTGTTCAAAGATCTTTGCGCGGTTCAAATTTGTATTTTCGCAGAAATAAAAAGTGCGTACATTGCGTTATGATAGATTGGGAAAAAGAGGAAAAAGAACGTGTTGTATTTGAAAACAACGATTTCATAGTTTTTTGCCCCTTTGTTTCAAGAGTCGCATTTGAGGTACGCATTTTTCCAAAGAAACATGAAGCATATTTTGAAAAAACACTTCAGCGAGAGATAAAAAACCTTGCCGAAGCTTTACGTGTTGCTTTGCTGGCTTTGTATGATGAATTAGATAATCCCGATTATAACTTTTTTTTACATACGGCACCCGTTGATGAAAGAAGTTACCCGCACTATCACTGGCACATTGAAATAAGACCTAAATTATTGGGAGCATTGCCCGCGGGATTTGAGCTGGGCACCGGCATAGAAACAACTCCGATAGAGCCCAAAAGTGCCGCAAAATATTTGCGTGAAAAAATTAAATAA
- a CDS encoding DedA family protein: protein MDIVGNILESIAVWVISVIEVSGYFGIAFLMALEGSFVPIPSEIILPFSGYLVHTGRFSLFAVAFWGAVGNIIGTAFTYVVARFVGLNFLYKYGKYFLVTKKDIEDASKLFNRHGVKIIFISRLIPGIRGFIPIPAGIARMKFTPFVLYVFTGSFIYSLALTYVGVLTGENWDTLAPYFEKFNWVIVALFFLGVAWWVRRYIKGIKIENNNKKVKS from the coding sequence ATGGATATTGTAGGCAACATATTAGAGTCAATAGCTGTGTGGGTTATAAGCGTTATAGAGGTTTCGGGATATTTCGGAATAGCGTTTTTGATGGCTCTTGAGGGGTCTTTTGTACCTATACCTTCAGAAATTATACTGCCCTTTTCGGGATATCTGGTACATACAGGCAGATTTTCACTTTTCGCTGTTGCTTTTTGGGGGGCTGTTGGAAACATCATAGGAACAGCTTTTACTTATGTTGTTGCCAGATTCGTCGGCTTGAATTTTTTATACAAGTATGGAAAATATTTTTTGGTTACCAAGAAAGACATAGAAGATGCCTCAAAGTTGTTTAATCGGCATGGTGTAAAAATAATATTCATATCACGCCTTATTCCCGGAATAAGAGGGTTTATACCAATACCCGCGGGCATAGCAAGAATGAAATTTACCCCCTTTGTTCTCTATGTGTTTACGGGCTCATTTATTTACTCCTTAGCTCTTACATACGTTGGAGTACTCACCGGAGAGAACTGGGATACACTTGCGCCATATTTTGAAAAATTCAACTGGGTTATTGTAGCACTTTTCTTTTTAGGTGTTGCCTGGTGGGTAAGGCGGTATATAAAAGGCATTAAGATTGAAAATAATAATAAAAAAGTTAAAAGCTAG
- the tpiA gene encoding triose-phosphate isomerase → MIYLIANWKMNPTSQAEAKKLTKEVVSGLGRLKKRTGTEVVLCPPFSYLQIVGTALKSGVKLGAQNTYIKDSGAYTGEVSSKMLQDLKCEYVIVGHSERRNYFNEDSELINGKLKSVLKHKITPVLAVGEKEGESISVIKKQVIDAFEGITPGQVKKMVIAYEPIWAIGTGKVASTDDAMSARIFIQKTLSDLYSKNTAESVPVIYGGSTNSKNISSFIIDAGMMGALVGGSSLNPKEFIKMIEQII, encoded by the coding sequence ATGATTTATTTAATCGCAAACTGGAAGATGAACCCGACCTCCCAGGCGGAAGCTAAAAAACTTACAAAAGAGGTTGTGAGTGGTCTTGGCAGGCTTAAAAAAAGAACAGGAACAGAAGTTGTGCTGTGCCCTCCTTTTTCTTATCTGCAAATTGTTGGCACAGCGCTTAAGTCCGGTGTAAAGCTTGGCGCTCAAAACACTTACATCAAAGATAGCGGCGCATATACAGGAGAAGTTTCATCAAAAATGTTACAGGATTTAAAGTGCGAGTATGTAATAGTGGGACATTCCGAAAGAAGAAACTACTTCAACGAAGACTCCGAATTAATAAACGGCAAATTAAAATCTGTTTTAAAGCATAAGATTACCCCGGTGCTGGCTGTCGGCGAAAAAGAGGGAGAATCTATATCTGTTATAAAAAAACAGGTAATAGATGCTTTTGAGGGTATTACCCCCGGACAAGTTAAGAAGATGGTTATAGCTTACGAGCCCATATGGGCAATAGGCACAGGAAAGGTGGCATCTACCGACGACGCGATGAGCGCGCGCATCTTTATACAAAAAACATTGAGTGATCTTTATTCAAAAAATACTGCTGAATCCGTCCCTGTAATTTATGGTGGTAGTACAAATAGTAAAAATATCTCCTCCTTTATTATAGATGCGGGCATGATGGGGGCTTTGGTTGGAGGGTCCAGCTTAAATCCCAAAGAA